One part of the Deltaproteobacteria bacterium genome encodes these proteins:
- a CDS encoding response regulator yields MELQRQAGAGNAGARVLIVEDHPMIAELVETRLRIEGMRPTKCLGGREAIQVLAHADFDLVILDIMMPEVDGYAVFKVLKSQERTANVPVIFLTAKSTQDDIEKGLALGADYYITKPFSGADLVRKVKILLEQHQLSHAAGA; encoded by the coding sequence ATGGAACTGCAACGACAGGCCGGGGCGGGTAACGCGGGGGCGCGCGTGCTCATCGTGGAGGATCATCCGATGATCGCGGAGCTCGTGGAGACGCGGCTCCGCATCGAGGGGATGCGACCGACGAAGTGCCTCGGCGGACGCGAGGCCATTCAAGTGCTCGCGCATGCCGACTTCGATCTCGTGATTCTCGACATCATGATGCCGGAGGTCGATGGATACGCGGTCTTCAAGGTTCTGAAGAGCCAAGAGCGTACGGCCAACGTTCCGGTGATCTTCCTGACGGCGAAGTCCACGCAGGACGACATCGAGAAGGGACTCGCGCTCGGGGCTGACTACTACATCACGAAGCCCTTCAGCGGGGCGGATCTGGTGCGCAAGGTCAAGATCCTCCTCGAGCAGCATCAGTTGAGTCACGCGGCCGGCGCCTGA